Proteins found in one Herbiconiux sp. A18JL235 genomic segment:
- a CDS encoding type IV toxin-antitoxin system AbiEi family antitoxin, producing MVIGNNPGVAVLMNVVPRALIPEPVIDGVLLRGAPQPVVLRAMWVGDGFPADVRRALDGLADRGDEAAAVAVTARRMSPGSIRLLDERGLSWADADGYANITIPPGVFISSHQPQQLPHRATTGIGWSLSTEAVAEFILSRQVQRRLKDPRGRIDRIARIADATNISQGQVAKILVAFDEEHYTTKSGAERGSSSVREFREQGRLLSDWAGHYARSARKEWRADLHMASRDPLDWMKLVRQSFRGLPWASSGWVGAELIAPFATSVPDMILYVPEGEFDKALERMTDAGATPVDRGGRVHLRSARDYVFGFTRGSEQDPIASPVRVYADLLHLGNRGAEAAEHVRQVAIGF from the coding sequence ATGGTTATTGGAAACAACCCGGGTGTCGCCGTTCTGATGAACGTCGTGCCACGTGCGCTGATTCCAGAACCCGTCATCGACGGCGTCCTTCTCCGTGGCGCGCCGCAGCCCGTGGTTCTGCGAGCGATGTGGGTGGGCGATGGATTCCCGGCGGATGTGCGGCGTGCGCTTGACGGCCTGGCGGACCGTGGGGACGAAGCGGCCGCTGTGGCCGTGACAGCGCGACGAATGAGCCCCGGTTCGATCCGTCTGCTGGACGAACGGGGACTGTCGTGGGCAGACGCCGATGGATACGCGAACATCACCATTCCACCTGGAGTGTTCATTTCATCGCACCAGCCACAGCAGCTACCCCATAGGGCAACGACGGGAATCGGATGGTCCCTCAGTACGGAGGCGGTGGCCGAGTTCATCCTGAGTCGCCAGGTTCAACGACGCCTCAAAGACCCCCGTGGCCGAATTGATCGGATCGCCCGGATTGCCGATGCCACGAACATATCGCAGGGCCAGGTCGCCAAGATTCTCGTCGCTTTCGATGAGGAGCACTACACGACGAAGTCCGGGGCGGAGCGAGGGTCGAGTTCTGTACGTGAGTTCCGAGAGCAAGGTCGCCTGCTGAGTGACTGGGCGGGACACTATGCGCGATCTGCCCGGAAGGAGTGGCGAGCAGATCTCCATATGGCTTCGCGAGACCCCCTGGACTGGATGAAACTCGTTCGTCAGAGCTTCCGTGGGCTGCCGTGGGCGAGCTCCGGCTGGGTCGGAGCTGAGTTGATCGCGCCATTCGCGACAAGCGTGCCGGACATGATCCTTTATGTTCCGGAAGGTGAGTTTGACAAGGCCCTTGAACGCATGACCGACGCTGGAGCGACCCCCGTGGACAGAGGTGGTCGGGTTCATCTTCGTTCTGCTCGCGACTACGTGTTCGGGTTCACAAGGGGATCCGAACAGGATCCGATAGCGTCGCCTGTGCGCGTCTACGCAGATTTGCTCCACCTGGGCAACCGCGGGGCCGAGGCAGCCGAGCATGTGCGGCAGGTGGCAATTGGATTCTGA
- a CDS encoding M23 family metallopeptidase: MFSGGPAFADDYPSWDDVKNAQANESAKQDEITRIEGLIQSISSQVSAAQALSTQRGEEYQVAQTAFDTASYVADELEAQAEEASAEAERSNTQAGLLAAQLARTGGNDITLNLMVGGEQFSNDLLYQLGAMSKLTEKTAQIYAKAQQDTNTATALTAQATVARNELKGLAEEAQRLFAEAVVAQQAAEAALQEQQDHEVELTAQLSVLKENRAATEADYQKGVEARAEAARAAAAAGLPTLPFIAASGWASPFPGSYSSDEFGMRVNPVSGAYLMHSGLDLVYSGGTCGAYVYASAEGLVTYAGWNGGYGNFVQVDHGGGIATAYGHNTTLLVGNGDYVQVGQPIALAGTTGNSTGCHVHYEVRVSGGAVNPRAFMANVGIEFG; this comes from the coding sequence GTGTTCTCGGGCGGTCCGGCGTTCGCCGACGACTACCCCAGCTGGGACGACGTGAAGAACGCGCAGGCGAACGAGAGCGCGAAGCAAGACGAGATCACCCGCATCGAGGGGCTCATCCAGAGCATCAGCTCGCAGGTCAGTGCGGCCCAGGCGCTCTCCACCCAGCGGGGTGAGGAGTACCAGGTCGCACAGACGGCGTTCGACACCGCCAGCTACGTCGCCGACGAGCTCGAGGCCCAGGCAGAGGAGGCGTCGGCCGAGGCCGAGCGCTCCAACACGCAGGCCGGCCTCCTCGCCGCTCAGCTCGCCCGCACCGGCGGCAACGACATCACGCTCAACCTCATGGTGGGCGGCGAGCAGTTCTCGAACGACCTGCTCTACCAACTCGGTGCGATGAGCAAACTCACCGAGAAGACCGCGCAGATCTACGCGAAGGCCCAGCAAGACACGAATACGGCGACCGCCCTCACCGCCCAGGCCACCGTTGCGCGCAACGAGCTCAAGGGACTCGCCGAGGAGGCCCAGCGCCTGTTCGCCGAGGCCGTCGTCGCCCAGCAGGCGGCCGAGGCGGCGCTGCAGGAGCAGCAAGACCACGAGGTCGAGCTCACCGCCCAGCTCTCCGTGCTGAAGGAGAACCGCGCCGCCACCGAAGCCGACTACCAGAAGGGTGTCGAGGCGCGCGCCGAGGCCGCCCGAGCGGCCGCGGCTGCGGGTCTCCCGACCCTCCCCTTCATCGCGGCCAGCGGCTGGGCGAGCCCGTTCCCGGGCTCCTATTCCTCCGACGAGTTCGGAATGCGCGTCAACCCCGTCTCCGGCGCCTACCTCATGCACTCCGGCCTCGACCTGGTCTACTCCGGCGGCACCTGCGGTGCCTACGTCTACGCCTCGGCCGAAGGGCTCGTCACCTATGCGGGCTGGAACGGCGGATACGGCAACTTCGTGCAGGTCGACCACGGTGGCGGAATCGCCACCGCCTACGGCCACAACACCACCCTCCTGGTCGGCAACGGCGACTACGTGCAGGTCGGGCAGCCGATCGCACTGGCCGGCACCACCGGCAACTCCACCGGGTGTCACGTGCACTACGAGGTGCGCGTGAGTGGCGGAGCAGTGAACCCCAGGGCCTTCATGGCCAACGTCGGCATCGAGTTCGGCTGA
- a CDS encoding M23 family metallopeptidase, whose product MTTTDTRTRPATTTSVSRRSSRMRGEAGRRRRLSPSRFVAGAALAVALLAVDVFRGSEGAFAVDYPSWEDVLAARGNEATKQAEVERIQGLISQLRTEVQEAQEFADLKADEYSEAQDVYDTAVFRAEELGVQAAEAMARAEESNRQAGQLITQFTRSGGTDLTLNLIVAGSGTEDLLYQLGAMSQLSQATGRLSDQAAQDRNTAAALTAQADIAERELEALKVAAELALEEALAAQVAVEAALAEEEAQGIVLEEQLKALTEQTAKTEAQYQEGVEERRRQEERAREEARRAAEEAAREGGGPPPVSVSGWGSPLSAWRVTSEFGMRFHPIAHVNRLHAGIDLVQAGGGTCGAPVYASAAGTVVQSGYNGGLGYSVTIAHGGGLTTVYGHNSSLVAGRGAEVGGGQLIAYAGTTGSSTGCHVHFETRVNGTAQNPRNYVAF is encoded by the coding sequence ATGACGACCACCGACACCCGAACCAGGCCCGCGACAACGACGTCGGTCTCACGGAGGTCGTCACGGATGCGGGGTGAAGCAGGCAGGCGCCGCCGGCTCTCCCCGTCGAGGTTCGTCGCCGGGGCCGCCCTCGCCGTCGCCCTGCTCGCCGTCGACGTGTTCCGCGGCTCGGAGGGCGCGTTCGCTGTCGACTACCCGAGCTGGGAAGACGTGCTCGCCGCCCGCGGCAACGAGGCGACGAAGCAGGCCGAGGTGGAGCGCATCCAGGGCCTCATCTCGCAGCTGCGCACCGAGGTGCAGGAGGCGCAGGAGTTCGCCGACCTCAAGGCCGACGAGTACTCCGAGGCGCAAGACGTCTACGACACCGCCGTCTTCCGGGCCGAGGAGCTCGGGGTGCAGGCCGCCGAGGCCATGGCTCGCGCCGAGGAGTCGAATCGGCAGGCCGGCCAGCTCATCACGCAGTTCACCCGCTCTGGGGGGACAGACCTCACCCTCAACCTCATCGTCGCAGGCTCCGGCACCGAAGACCTGCTGTACCAGCTCGGCGCCATGAGCCAGCTCTCCCAAGCCACCGGTCGACTCTCCGACCAGGCGGCCCAAGACCGCAACACCGCCGCGGCGCTCACCGCCCAGGCCGACATCGCCGAGCGCGAGCTCGAGGCCCTGAAGGTCGCCGCCGAGCTCGCCCTCGAAGAGGCACTCGCCGCGCAGGTCGCGGTGGAGGCCGCGCTCGCGGAGGAGGAGGCGCAGGGCATCGTGCTCGAGGAGCAGCTGAAGGCGCTCACCGAGCAGACCGCGAAGACCGAGGCGCAGTACCAGGAGGGTGTCGAGGAGCGTCGCCGTCAGGAGGAGCGGGCCCGCGAGGAGGCCCGCCGGGCCGCGGAGGAGGCGGCCCGTGAAGGCGGCGGCCCGCCGCCCGTGTCCGTCTCGGGCTGGGGCTCGCCGCTCTCGGCTTGGCGCGTCACCTCGGAGTTCGGCATGCGCTTCCACCCCATCGCCCACGTCAACCGCCTGCACGCCGGCATCGACCTGGTGCAGGCGGGCGGGGGCACCTGCGGAGCGCCCGTGTACGCCTCGGCGGCGGGCACCGTCGTGCAGTCGGGCTACAACGGCGGCCTCGGCTACTCCGTCACCATCGCCCATGGGGGCGGCCTCACGACGGTCTACGGCCACAACAGCTCGCTCGTCGCAGGCCGCGGAGCCGAGGTGGGCGGAGGGCAGCTCATCGCCTACGCCGGCACCACCGGCTCGTCGACGGGCTGCCACGTGCACTTCGAGACCCGCGTCAACGGCACCGCCCAGAACCCGCGCAACTACGTGGCCTTCTAG
- a CDS encoding DNA/RNA non-specific endonuclease has protein sequence MVNDDSVRASDPAFASGEGEGEGEADGFDERFLGLRCPLPAANDDGRSIRRLDYTHFSVLLDTERRLAALTAVNIDGRLLRDVPRGDDWHLDPRVPADEQVGSELYARNDLDRGHLVRRRDPVWGTDAVAARAEYDTFAYTNAAPQAAVFNQSKELWNGLEDQVLAYAEASSLRLDVFTGAVFASDDRLYRGVQLPKRFWKIAAWYDTGRDRLAAAGFLLDQSNELDRIDLRSAQPTDAPPPLPGFRTFQVPIADLARDTGLDLAQLAAADVFLAPLRDAGRRWTTLTHPGQIRL, from the coding sequence ATGGTGAACGACGACTCCGTGCGCGCCTCCGACCCCGCCTTCGCATCCGGTGAGGGCGAAGGAGAGGGCGAAGCCGACGGCTTCGACGAGCGCTTCCTCGGGCTCCGCTGCCCGCTGCCTGCTGCGAACGACGACGGCAGGAGCATCCGGCGGCTCGACTACACGCACTTCAGCGTGCTGCTCGACACGGAGCGACGGCTCGCTGCACTCACGGCCGTGAACATCGACGGGCGGCTGCTGCGCGACGTGCCGCGCGGCGACGACTGGCACCTCGACCCGCGCGTGCCGGCCGACGAGCAGGTGGGGTCTGAGCTCTACGCCCGCAACGACCTCGACCGCGGGCACCTGGTGCGCCGTCGCGATCCTGTGTGGGGAACGGATGCGGTCGCCGCCCGAGCCGAGTACGACACCTTCGCCTACACCAACGCCGCCCCGCAGGCCGCCGTGTTCAACCAGTCGAAGGAGCTGTGGAACGGGCTCGAAGACCAGGTGCTCGCCTACGCCGAGGCCTCCAGTCTCCGACTCGACGTGTTCACCGGTGCGGTGTTCGCGAGCGACGATCGGCTCTACCGCGGGGTGCAGCTGCCGAAGCGGTTCTGGAAGATCGCAGCCTGGTACGACACCGGGCGCGACCGGCTCGCCGCCGCCGGGTTCCTGCTCGACCAGTCTAACGAGCTCGACCGCATCGACCTGAGGTCGGCACAGCCGACGGATGCTCCACCTCCGCTCCCCGGGTTCCGCACCTTCCAGGTGCCGATCGCCGACCTCGCCCGCGACACGGGCCTCGACCTCGCTCAGCTGGCGGCTGCCGATGTCTTCCTGGCGCCGCTGCGCGACGCCGGCAGGCGGTGGACGACGCTCACCCATCCGGGTCAGATCAGGCTCTGA